A genome region from Acidobacteriota bacterium includes the following:
- a CDS encoding serine/threonine-protein kinase: MIGSVVGNYKIIDKIGEGGMGAVFKGVDLMLEREVAIKMLRPELARQPNVVERFRTEAVTLAKLNHPNVATLHSFFRQGEDFFMVMEFVRGRTLDDVIRAQGAMQCDHAVELFCMALEGIDHAHKMGIIHRDIKPANMMLTETGSIKVMDFGIARVLGTNRMTKAGNLIGTVEYMSPEQVRGEETDARSDIYSLGILLYEMLTGRVPFNSTSEYELMRCQIEDAPTPPRAFAFHIPLAVEQGIMRALAKKREARYQSAGEFRATLIQRTATGAVTRRLDDPSVRTGGHAAPVTQPNQTMRMTPPSGEVVKATRLGGDQGLTPPSTGQIKETRLGQPGPAVAGYSQGAQAHYAPPQAVAQGAPAQASLLSKLNWKHYAGVGTALVALVALTFALVGGGANPPTPQPAPAAVEPAASTPTPPPAPQAAPSPSAQPTATTPITAPLPAPGTTDSQPAAGSASGRPRDTRAQKNAAGVPAVATEAPPAQPPPPPVAQPAPKPEKVAVSPPAEKKPEADKKEPEKKPEEKKKGIFGKLKDKLTGGDKKKDEKKP, translated from the coding sequence ATGATAGGCAGTGTTGTTGGCAATTATAAGATCATCGACAAAATCGGGGAAGGCGGAATGGGCGCGGTGTTCAAAGGCGTCGACCTGATGCTCGAACGCGAGGTCGCCATAAAGATGCTGCGGCCGGAGTTGGCGCGACAGCCGAACGTGGTCGAACGGTTCCGCACCGAAGCTGTGACCCTGGCGAAGCTGAATCATCCCAACGTAGCCACGCTACATAGCTTCTTCCGCCAGGGCGAAGACTTTTTCATGGTGATGGAATTCGTGCGTGGCAGAACGCTCGACGACGTAATAAGGGCGCAAGGCGCGATGCAGTGCGACCACGCGGTCGAATTGTTTTGCATGGCGCTCGAGGGAATCGACCACGCGCACAAGATGGGAATAATCCACCGCGATATCAAGCCGGCGAACATGATGCTGACCGAGACCGGCTCGATCAAGGTAATGGACTTCGGCATCGCGCGGGTGCTGGGCACGAATCGCATGACGAAAGCCGGAAACTTGATCGGCACGGTCGAGTACATGTCGCCGGAGCAAGTTCGCGGGGAAGAGACGGACGCTCGCTCGGATATCTATTCGCTCGGCATTCTGCTTTACGAGATGCTTACGGGGCGCGTGCCGTTCAACAGCACAAGCGAGTATGAGTTGATGCGCTGTCAGATCGAGGACGCGCCCACTCCCCCCCGAGCCTTTGCGTTTCACATTCCGCTGGCGGTCGAGCAAGGCATCATGCGAGCGCTCGCGAAGAAGCGGGAGGCGAGGTACCAGAGCGCAGGCGAGTTTCGCGCGACGTTGATACAGAGGACCGCGACCGGCGCGGTCACGAGACGCCTCGATGACCCGTCGGTGCGAACTGGCGGTCATGCCGCGCCGGTGACACAACCGAACCAGACAATGAGAATGACTCCGCCATCTGGCGAGGTTGTAAAAGCGACCCGGCTTGGAGGCGATCAAGGACTCACGCCGCCATCGACTGGCCAAATCAAAGAGACACGCCTCGGGCAACCGGGTCCCGCGGTGGCAGGCTACTCGCAGGGCGCGCAGGCGCATTACGCGCCACCACAGGCGGTTGCGCAGGGGGCTCCCGCGCAAGCTTCTCTCTTGAGCAAGCTTAATTGGAAGCACTACGCGGGAGTCGGGACCGCACTCGTCGCCCTGGTAGCCTTAACGTTCGCGCTAGTCGGAGGCGGCGCCAACCCCCCCACGCCTCAACCCGCACCAGCCGCAGTTGAACCCGCGGCCTCGACGCCGACTCCACCTCCCGCGCCTCAGGCCGCGCCTTCGCCGAGCGCACAACCAACCGCAACAACGCCGATTACCGCACCGTTGCCTGCGCCGGGAACGACAGACAGCCAACCAGCCGCCGGCTCCGCGAGCGGGCGCCCTCGCGATACTCGAGCTCAGAAGAACGCCGCGGGAGTGCCTGCCGTCGCGACAGAAGCTCCGCCGGCACAGCCGCCGCCTCCGCCGGTTGCACAACCTGCGCCTAAACCGGAAAAGGTCGCGGTCTCACCTCCCGCTGAGAAGAAGCCGGAAGCCGATAAGAAGGAACCCGAGAAGAAGCCGGAAGAGAAAAAGAAAGGCATATTTGGAAAGCTTAAGGATAAGCTAACCGGAGGCGACAAGAAGAAGGACGAGAAGAAGCCTTAG
- a CDS encoding TetR/AcrR family transcriptional regulator yields the protein MGTKQRREREKEALRQDILDAARELFVKEGYENVSMRRVAEKIEYSPTTIYLYFEDKASLLYAICEETFAKLAKRMEAITRQSDEPIEALRRGCRAYVDFGLKYPNHYKLTFINHPQHPRDDKRHLREESMGMKAYGNLRAGVEACIKAKKFHETNVEAVTQMIWAGGHGITSLLISMPDFPWVKKSELIDLMIDTLIDGSRA from the coding sequence ATGGGGACGAAGCAAAGAAGAGAGCGAGAGAAGGAGGCGTTGCGGCAGGACATCCTTGACGCCGCGCGCGAGTTGTTCGTGAAAGAGGGCTACGAGAACGTGTCGATGAGACGTGTCGCCGAAAAGATCGAATACTCGCCCACCACCATATACCTCTATTTTGAAGACAAGGCTTCGCTGCTCTACGCCATTTGCGAAGAAACCTTCGCCAAGCTGGCAAAGCGGATGGAGGCGATCACCAGGCAGAGCGATGAGCCGATCGAGGCGCTGCGGCGGGGGTGCCGGGCCTACGTGGATTTCGGGCTGAAATACCCCAATCATTACAAGCTGACGTTTATTAACCACCCGCAGCATCCTCGCGATGACAAGCGTCATCTGCGAGAAGAGTCGATGGGAATGAAGGCTTACGGAAACTTGCGAGCGGGAGTCGAAGCGTGCATTAAAGCAAAGAAGTTCCACGAGACCAATGTGGAGGCGGTCACTCAGATGATCTGGGCGGGCGGGCATGGAATCACTTCGCTATTGATCTCGATGCCGGACTTTCCGTGGGTAAAAAAGAGCGAGCTGATTGACTTGATGATTGATACTTTGATCGACGGCTCGCGGGCCTGA
- a CDS encoding MBL fold metallo-hydrolase, translating to MATLQFLGATGTVTGSKFLIDAAGSRALVDCGLFQGPKELRLRNWESLPVSPASITWVLLTHAHIDHSGYLPRLVRDGFTGPVYATTATADLLKLLLPDSARLQEEDAEYANRKGFSRHSPALPLYTEQDANAGLRLIQRVSYEQDVRLNKFIAARFVPAGHILGSSFIEVNITEAGRAPVKVVFSGDLGRYDEPILNDPAPETEADYLLVESTYGDRLHDHINPKDRLAEIINTTVARGGKIIIPAFAVGRTQLLVYYLRELEDEARIPVLPVAVDSPMGVEATRLYRKHREDHDLDMQRVENLQRNPLATRSFSLVQGRNGSKALKDQKGSAIIISASGMATGGRVLHHLAQWLPDPASTVVFVGYQPAGTRGRRLQDGEKLIKIHGQMVPVRAQIESVSSLSAHADSGEVMRWLGGFKRPPRKTFVVHGEAGSASALRDRIVKELGWDAVIPNYKGIVELT from the coding sequence ATGGCGACTCTTCAGTTTCTCGGCGCGACTGGAACTGTGACCGGTTCAAAGTTTCTGATCGACGCCGCCGGTAGCCGGGCTTTGGTCGACTGCGGTCTTTTTCAAGGGCCCAAAGAACTGAGGCTGCGCAACTGGGAGAGTCTACCGGTCAGTCCTGCATCTATTACCTGGGTGCTGCTAACTCATGCGCACATAGACCATTCGGGATATTTGCCCCGGCTGGTGCGTGATGGCTTCACCGGGCCGGTTTATGCCACGACCGCAACGGCTGATCTGCTGAAGTTACTTTTGCCGGACTCCGCGCGGCTACAAGAAGAAGACGCCGAATACGCAAACCGCAAGGGCTTCTCTAGGCACAGTCCTGCGCTTCCGCTGTACACCGAGCAGGACGCGAACGCAGGATTAAGACTGATTCAAAGGGTTTCCTACGAACAGGATGTGCGGCTGAACAAGTTCATAGCTGCGCGCTTCGTACCCGCCGGGCACATACTCGGTTCGAGCTTCATCGAAGTTAATATTACCGAAGCGGGCCGGGCTCCAGTGAAGGTGGTTTTTTCAGGCGATCTAGGGCGCTACGACGAGCCGATACTGAATGATCCCGCGCCCGAGACTGAAGCAGATTATTTGCTGGTCGAATCTACCTATGGCGACAGACTGCACGATCACATAAATCCGAAGGATCGATTGGCCGAAATAATCAACACCACCGTCGCGCGCGGCGGGAAGATCATAATACCCGCGTTCGCCGTCGGGCGTACTCAATTGCTTGTCTACTACCTGCGCGAACTTGAAGATGAAGCTCGTATTCCCGTGCTTCCGGTAGCGGTAGATTCCCCGATGGGCGTGGAAGCCACTCGCCTGTACAGAAAACATCGTGAAGATCACGATCTCGACATGCAACGCGTGGAGAACCTTCAAAGAAATCCACTCGCCACGCGCAGCTTCAGCCTTGTGCAAGGGCGTAATGGATCGAAGGCTCTGAAAGATCAAAAGGGCTCGGCGATAATAATCTCAGCGTCTGGGATGGCAACCGGCGGGCGAGTGCTTCATCATCTGGCGCAGTGGCTGCCCGATCCCGCGAGCACCGTGGTCTTCGTGGGCTATCAGCCGGCGGGGACGCGCGGCAGACGATTGCAGGACGGCGAGAAGCTGATAAAAATTCACGGCCAGATGGTGCCGGTCCGCGCTCAGATTGAGAGCGTCAGCAGCCTGTCGGCTCACGCCGATTCGGGAGAGGTGATGAGATGGCTCGGCGGATTCAAGCGCCCCCCGCGTAAGACATTCGTCGTCCACGGCGAGGCTGGCTCGGCAAGCGCGCTTCGCGATCGGATCGTCAAGGAATTGGGCTGGGATGCGGTAATCCCAAACTACAAGGGAATCGTCGAGCTAACTTGA